In the Solanum pennellii chromosome 5, SPENNV200 genome, one interval contains:
- the LOC107020595 gene encoding glucose-6-phosphate 1-dehydrogenase, chloroplastic, translated as MVTIYSSPSTNCSGLFSSYSNSSSIGFYNYHNNLPISSRNFASHKISLQINAVRMQDGAVVAPPSKTQDETPLKKLKDGILSKEQKHIFDFDSNKDKSTVSITVVGASGDLAKKKIFPALFALYYEGCLPEHFTIFGYARSKMTDDELRNMVSKTLTCRIDKRENCGEKMEQFLQRCFYHSGQYDSQENFAELDKKLKEHEAGRFSNRLFYLSIPPNIFINAVRCASLSASSAHGWTRVIVEKPFGRDSESSAALTGALKQYLKEDQIFRIDHYLGKELVENLSVLRFSNLIFEPLWSRQYIRNVQFIFSEDFGTEGRGGYFDHYGIIRDIMQNHLLQILALFAMETPVSLDAEDIRNEKVKVLRSMRPLQLDDVIVGQYKSHTKGGVNYPGYTDDKTVPKDSLTPTFAAAALFIDNARWDGVPFLMKAGKALHTRSAEIRVQFRHVPGNLYNKNFGSDLDQATNELVIRVQPDEAIYLKINNKVPGLGMRLDRSNLNLLYSARYSKEIPDAYERLLLDAIEGEHRLFIRSDELDAAWSLFTPVLKELEHKKIVPESYPYGSRGPIGAHYLAARYKVRWGDLA; from the exons ACTTGCCTATTTCTTCCAGAAATTTTGCTTCCCACAAGATTTCTCTGCAAATTAATGCCGTTCGCATGCAAGATG GTGCTGTAGTGGCTCCACCTAGCAAAACCCAAGATGAAACTCCtttgaagaaattaaaagatggaattttgtcaaaggagcagaaacatatatttgattttgatagcAACAAAGATAAATCAACTGTCAGTATTACTGTTGTTGGTGCTTCAGGAGATCTTgccaaaaaaaagatatttcctGCACTTTTTGCACTTTATTATGAGGGTTGCTTACCTGAG CATTTCACTATTTTTGGCTATGCCCGGAGTAAGATGACTGATGACGAACTCAGGAACATGGTCAGCAAGACACTTACTTGCAGGATTGATAAGAG GGAAAATTGTGGTGAAAAGATGGAACAGTTTCTACAAAGGTGTTTCTACCATAGTGGACAATATGACTCTCAGGAAAACTTTGCAGAGCTTGATAAAAAGCTGAAGGAACATGAG GCTGGAAGGTTTTCCAATCGTCTGTTCTACTTGTCCATTCCaccaaatatttttataaatgcCGTACGATGTGCAAGCCTCTCTGCGTCATCTGCTCATGGATGGACTAGAGTCATTGTAGAAAAACCCTTTGGTCGGGATTCTGAATCCTCTGCTGCATTAACAGGAGCACTTAAGCAGTACTTGAAAGAAGATCAAATTTTCAG GATTGATCACTATTTAGGGAAGGAGCTTGTGGAAAACCTTTCTGTCCTTCGTTTCTCCAACTTGATATTTGAACCCTTATGGTCGAGGCAGTATATAAGGAACGTGCAGTTTATTTTTTCTGAAGATTTTGGCACTGAAGGAAGGGGAGG TTATTTTGATCATTATGGGATAATTAGAGACATTATGCAAAACCATCTGCTTCAAATTCTCGCCCTCTTCGCCATGGAAACACCTGTCAGTTTGGATGCAGAAGATATCAGGAATGAAAAG GTAAAAGTTCTTCGTTCTATGAGACCTTTACAACTAGATGATGTTATCGTCGGGCAGTACAAAAGTCACACAAAGGGGGGTGTTAACTATCCTGGTTATACCGACGACAAGACTGTACCCAAGGACAGTCTAACCCCAACTTTCGCTGCAGCTGCTCTTTTCATAGATAATGCAAGATGGGATGGGGTGCCTTTCCTTATGAAGGCTGGAAAAGCTTTACATACCAGGAG TGCGGAAATAAGAGTACAATTCAGGCACGTGCCAGGAAATTTATACAATAAGAACTTTGGCTCGGATCTAGATCAGGCAACAAACGAGCTTGTTATCCGTGTTCAACCTGACGAAGCAATATACCTAAAGATCAATAACAAAGTTCCCGGTCTAGGAATGAGACTGGATCGCAGTAATCTTAATCTACTTTACTCAGCAAG ATACTCGAAGGAGATCCCTGATGCATATGAGCGGCTACTTCTTGATGCCATAGAAGGTGAACATAGGCTTTTTATTCGCAGTGATGAACTGGATGCTGCTTGGTCTCTTTTCACACCAGTATTGAAAGAACTTGAGCATAAGAAAATAGTTCCAGAAAGCTACCCTTATGGAAGTCGAGGACCTATTGGAGCACATTACCTTGCAGCACGATATAAAGTAAGATGGGGTGATCTTGCTTAG
- the LOC107019166 gene encoding LOW QUALITY PROTEIN: 11-beta-hydroxysteroid dehydrogenase 1B-like (The sequence of the model RefSeq protein was modified relative to this genomic sequence to represent the inferred CDS: deleted 1 base in 1 codon; substituted 1 base at 1 genomic stop codon): MGVKTLSAPAADSSAPEPREMIAYYTNIPSSYFVHTLITLFITPLVLIAFFAFLPFFCISRIILFLYKLVVNENIEGKVVLITGASSGIGEELAYEYARRGCSLAIVARRENNFXKVAEKAKSLGSPDVISIVSKVQDCKRFVDQTVQHFGRRKQMDHLVNNAGITSLCSINEVTDIAMLTPLMEINFWGSVYPTYFAIPHLKKTRGKVFVNSSSVAIVQPPSFSFYAASKAALISFYETVRVELAPEISITIATIGYIDSEIMGGKHLKDGVMQIDSHKFSDGTLLPVMSCSDSAKSIVSAICRKERHITEPKDIWVLLFVKTVCPQLFEWFYRTFKPNVCTGKHTL, translated from the exons ATGGGGGTCAAGACGTTGTCGGCGCCGGCGGCTGACTCAAGTGCCCCCGAACCACGTGAAATGATCGCCTATTACACG AATATACCCTCTAGTTATTTTGTTCACACTCTCATCACTCTATTCATTACACCATTAGTTCTTATCGCATTCTTTGCCTTTTTACCCTTCTTTTGCATCTCTAGGATCATCCTTTTTCTATATAAGCTTGTGGTGAATGAAAACATTGAAGGAAAAGTTGTTCTTATCACTGGCGCTTCATCAGGAATTGGAGAG GAATTGGCTTATGAATATGCAAGAAGAGGTTGTTCATTAGCAATCGTAGCGAGAAGAGAG AATAACTTTTGAAAAGTAGCTGAGAAGGCAAAGAGTTTAGGGTCTCCAGATGTCATATCTATTGTATCCAAAGTCCAAGACTGCAAACGATTTGTAGATCAAACTGTCCAACATTTTGGCCGACGTAAGCAAA TGGATCATCTCGTCAACAATGCTGGAATCACCTCTTTGTGCTCTATCAATGAAGTCACGGACATTGCCATGTTAACACCTCTTATG GAGATCAACTTTTGGGGGTCTGTTTACCCAACATATTTTGCAATTCCTCATCTTAAGAAGACAAGAGGCAAAGTGTTTGTCAATTCTTCATCCGTGGCAATTGTGCAACCACCCTCTTTTAGTTTCTATGct GCGAGTAAAGCAGCACTAATAAGCTTTTATGAGACTGTGAGAGTGGAATTGGCTCCAGAAATCTCAATTACTATTGCAACGATAGGTTACATCGACTCTGAAATAATGGGAGGAAAACACTTGAAGGATGGTGTCATGCAAATTGACTCACACAAATTTAGT GATGGGACTCTTCTTCCAGTTATGAGTTGCAGTGATTCTGCAAAATCAATAGTGAGTGCAATATGTCGAAAAGAACGACATATTACAGAGCCAAAAGATATTTGGGTGCTTTTGTTCGTTAAAACTGTGTGCCCTCAACTGTTTGAATGGTTCTATCGCACCTTTAAGCCCAATGTTTGTACTGGCAAACATACCTTAtaa